The following are encoded together in the Methylomonas methanica MC09 genome:
- a CDS encoding response regulator: MPNRPFCIFIVDDDSLQRMIVSDHLQGYDYQIHEFASSAECLAAMDLQPNLILLDIEMPGQSGLETCRALRSEGYDAVQVIFVSAHDDLDTLMGAFESGGNDFIPKNAAKDVLLRKVEIAIEAEEQKLMLQRQLSYAQKTAFTAMSSLGETGLVLHFLRSSFQCMDLEAVGRLVIDIMAQFDLQGLVKLNNGDEEHYFRSDSTCTELEKSILEYAAKLGRISQTGDRLVMNYPHITLLVTGLNVEDSELIGRLRDHLATIAEGVGVRITSMAIEQERLKDANARMEAVKELVGLITEIEARQTQNHSQLEKLIEEHRLQMEEAFVFLALTDKQELQLNYIVDNLVNQVEVLFSSDNSLALKLNSIVEKQQKLLRVGAE, translated from the coding sequence ATGCCCAATAGACCCTTCTGCATTTTTATAGTGGATGACGATAGCTTACAGCGCATGATTGTTTCCGATCATTTGCAAGGCTACGATTATCAAATTCATGAATTCGCCAGCAGCGCGGAATGTCTGGCTGCGATGGACTTGCAACCTAATCTGATACTGTTGGATATCGAAATGCCCGGGCAAAGCGGTCTTGAAACCTGCCGTGCGTTGCGTTCCGAAGGCTACGATGCCGTACAAGTAATTTTTGTCTCAGCGCATGACGATTTGGACACCTTGATGGGCGCTTTTGAGTCCGGCGGTAATGACTTTATTCCCAAAAACGCCGCAAAAGATGTGTTGTTACGCAAGGTGGAAATTGCTATTGAGGCCGAAGAGCAAAAACTAATGTTACAGCGACAATTGTCGTATGCGCAAAAAACAGCCTTTACGGCCATGTCCAGTCTTGGCGAAACAGGATTGGTATTGCATTTTCTGCGTTCATCCTTTCAATGTATGGATCTCGAGGCAGTTGGGCGATTGGTTATTGACATCATGGCGCAATTTGATTTGCAGGGTTTGGTTAAACTGAATAATGGTGATGAAGAGCATTATTTTCGTTCGGATTCAACCTGCACCGAACTGGAGAAATCCATACTCGAGTATGCCGCTAAATTGGGGCGCATCAGTCAGACAGGTGACCGTTTGGTCATGAATTACCCGCATATTACGCTGTTGGTGACGGGTTTGAATGTGGAAGACTCCGAATTAATAGGCCGGTTGCGCGATCATTTAGCCACAATTGCCGAAGGTGTTGGCGTAAGAATTACCTCAATGGCGATAGAGCAAGAGCGTTTGAAAGACGCTAATGCGCGTATGGAAGCGGTTAAGGAATTAGTCGGCTTAATCACGGAAATAGAAGCGCGCCAAACTCAAAATCACAGTCAATTGGAAAAATTAATCGAAGAGCATCGCCTGCAAATGGAAGAAGCCTTCGTATTTTTGGCCTTAACGGATAAGCAGGAACTACAGCTGAATTATATTGTGGACAATTTGGTTAATCAGGTCGAGGTGCTGTTTAGTAGCGATAACAGTCTGGCTTTAAAATTGAACAGTATCGTAGAAAAACAACAAAAGCTGCTTAGGGTAGGCGCAGAGTGA
- a CDS encoding Hpt domain-containing protein yields MNELKKSQWVDWRAVEQHYEGRLGFILRLIDSALNGVQQANAQKLRLASRRGDFTEIGFISHTLNGFAGAFQAASVIEIAQSTENAAKDHDPDCFELSLKLADCLDALLAELQRYRESNKCDES; encoded by the coding sequence ATGAACGAACTTAAAAAATCACAGTGGGTTGATTGGAGAGCGGTCGAGCAACATTACGAAGGGCGCCTGGGTTTTATCCTGAGACTTATCGATAGCGCGCTGAATGGGGTACAGCAAGCGAATGCGCAAAAATTACGCCTAGCGAGCCGCCGGGGTGATTTTACTGAAATCGGCTTTATCTCGCATACTCTGAATGGCTTTGCGGGCGCTTTTCAGGCAGCCTCGGTAATTGAGATCGCCCAATCAACCGAGAATGCCGCTAAAGACCATGACCCGGATTGTTTTGAATTATCTTTGAAATTAGCGGACTGTCTGGACGCATTGCTGGCGGAACTACAGCGCTATCGGGAGTCGAATAAGTGCGATGAATCTTAA
- a CDS encoding LysR substrate-binding domain-containing protein: MNLNQLDLLRILQETDFNLSKAAEKMHVVQSAVSRQLQLLEAELGSPLFERHGKRLLGLTPLGERVMQEVEQIHQAKKNIQSMADDFRANRNGTLHIATTHTQAKYLLPVPVQKFRQQYPGIKIYMVQSSPDNLIDLLHRHQADIAICTEKLADDDRLVLRPCYEWHHVVIVPKNHRLTSGLLTLQRLAEEPILTYSPGFTGRTAIEKAFNDAELQPDIILAAADSDVIKTYVRLGLGVGIIAETSYEPSKDNDLIALDLRRLIPASVTKIAYLKQLYLPSYCRYFIDKLLEQAQLKNHQSEI; encoded by the coding sequence ATGAATCTTAATCAGCTGGACTTATTACGAATCTTGCAAGAGACCGATTTCAACCTCAGCAAGGCGGCGGAAAAAATGCACGTGGTGCAATCGGCCGTCAGTCGTCAATTGCAGTTGTTGGAAGCGGAGTTGGGTTCGCCGTTATTCGAACGACACGGTAAGCGCTTGCTGGGCTTGACGCCGCTCGGGGAGCGCGTCATGCAGGAAGTTGAACAAATTCATCAGGCCAAGAAGAATATTCAAAGCATGGCCGATGACTTTCGCGCCAATCGGAACGGCACCCTGCATATTGCCACCACGCATACGCAAGCCAAATATCTGTTACCGGTGCCGGTGCAAAAATTCAGGCAACAGTATCCGGGCATTAAAATCTACATGGTGCAATCGTCTCCGGATAATTTGATCGATTTATTGCATCGGCACCAAGCGGACATAGCCATTTGCACTGAAAAACTGGCCGATGACGACAGGTTGGTATTAAGACCTTGTTATGAATGGCACCATGTTGTCATCGTACCTAAAAATCATCGGTTGACCAGCGGATTGTTAACCCTGCAGCGCTTGGCAGAAGAGCCTATTCTGACATATAGCCCTGGTTTTACAGGACGAACGGCAATTGAAAAGGCCTTTAACGATGCCGAATTGCAGCCGGATATTATTTTGGCGGCCGCTGATTCGGATGTTATCAAAACCTATGTCAGGCTGGGCTTAGGTGTTGGTATTATCGCGGAAACGTCTTACGAGCCCAGTAAAGACAACGATTTGATAGCGCTGGATTTACGCCGGTTAATACCGGCATCGGTGACTAAAATCGCCTACTTAAAACAACTGTATTTGCCGTCTTACTGCCGTTATTTTATAGATAAACTTTTGGAACAAGCGCAATTAAAGAATCACCAAAGCGAGATATAA
- a CDS encoding HD domain-containing phosphohydrolase — protein sequence MTRIRNFTNLSGISLLYVEDDLETREELQSILGLYVDNLYIAKNGKEGLFLYKKYKPGIVVTDIQMPEMNGLSMAADIKSINPEQQIVVLSAYNDVEYLFRALELEIQHYITKPISVERLLNKLAEITELMNLAKEVAKNRKLLEQYKLLVDEKAIVVKINLNGNIVYVNQHFCELSGYSEDELLGQYYLFSFDGVDQQDILQDLKKSVLENKKWKGLLKKRTKAGAVYIVDTTVVAMVDTDNQIEEFVALMVDMTEVYEKFERLALSLKQDLSEQKHYLHEYEHALEVGTSLCIIDTDGKIISANRNFSATLDYSANELIGQSLCDLVQDCEDFNNRVLKKVSDQGFSSRVIKVLGKGGLPRTLSTVIVGIRNQYGEIHSLMSLSHDISDAVKLNESIIENQKDLIYVLGEVVENRSQETGLHIKRVALISELLALKYGLSEEYATMIKIASPLHDVGKIGIPDNILHKRERLSDAEFKIMKKHAELGFQLLNKLDKPLIKMAATIAHEHHEKYNGSGYPSGLVGEHIAIEARIVSLVDVFDALSSRRIYKEPWTDHEIIEYLKKNRGTHFDPELVDLFLENLDEILYIRDSLKEH from the coding sequence ATGACAAGAATAAGAAATTTCACAAATTTGTCCGGCATCAGTTTGCTCTATGTAGAAGACGACCTGGAAACACGAGAAGAGCTACAGTCTATTTTGGGGTTGTATGTCGATAACTTGTATATAGCAAAAAATGGTAAGGAAGGGCTGTTTCTTTATAAAAAATATAAGCCTGGCATTGTTGTTACCGATATTCAAATGCCGGAAATGAACGGTTTGTCTATGGCGGCGGATATTAAAAGTATCAATCCGGAACAACAGATTGTAGTGTTGAGTGCTTATAACGATGTGGAATATTTATTCAGGGCCTTGGAGTTAGAGATACAGCATTACATCACCAAGCCCATCAGTGTGGAAAGGCTGTTAAATAAACTTGCTGAAATTACCGAGCTAATGAATTTGGCCAAGGAAGTTGCCAAAAACCGAAAATTATTAGAGCAGTACAAATTATTAGTTGATGAAAAGGCCATTGTCGTCAAAATTAATTTGAATGGTAATATCGTTTACGTTAATCAACATTTTTGTGAGTTGTCCGGTTATTCCGAAGATGAATTATTGGGTCAGTATTATTTATTTAGTTTTGATGGCGTCGATCAACAAGATATTCTGCAGGATTTAAAAAAATCGGTATTAGAGAATAAAAAATGGAAAGGTTTGCTTAAGAAGAGGACTAAAGCGGGCGCGGTTTATATAGTGGATACTACCGTGGTTGCCATGGTTGATACTGATAATCAGATTGAAGAATTTGTCGCACTGATGGTTGACATGACTGAAGTGTATGAAAAGTTCGAGCGATTAGCCCTCAGTTTAAAGCAGGACTTAAGCGAACAAAAACATTATTTACATGAATATGAACATGCGCTGGAAGTGGGTACTTCCTTATGTATAATTGATACGGACGGAAAAATTATTAGTGCCAATCGAAATTTTAGTGCTACTTTGGATTATAGCGCCAATGAACTGATTGGGCAGTCTTTATGCGATTTAGTGCAAGACTGTGAAGATTTTAATAATCGGGTATTAAAAAAAGTAAGCGATCAAGGTTTTAGTTCGAGGGTTATTAAAGTGCTTGGGAAAGGTGGGTTACCGCGCACACTCAGCACGGTCATCGTGGGTATTCGTAACCAATATGGCGAAATTCATTCTTTAATGAGTTTAAGCCATGATATTAGCGATGCCGTAAAATTAAATGAAAGCATTATAGAAAATCAAAAGGATTTGATTTACGTGCTCGGTGAGGTCGTTGAAAACCGTAGCCAGGAAACCGGTTTGCACATAAAACGAGTTGCGCTGATTTCAGAATTGCTGGCTTTGAAATACGGTTTAAGCGAAGAATATGCAACTATGATAAAAATCGCCTCACCGTTACATGATGTCGGCAAAATTGGCATACCCGATAATATTTTGCATAAACGGGAAAGGTTATCGGATGCGGAATTTAAAATTATGAAAAAGCATGCGGAGTTGGGTTTTCAATTACTTAATAAATTGGATAAGCCCCTGATTAAGATGGCTGCAACCATTGCCCATGAGCATCATGAAAAATATAACGGTAGCGGATATCCTTCCGGTTTAGTCGGCGAGCACATTGCTATTGAAGCTCGTATCGTCAGTTTGGTTGACGTATTTGATGCCTTGAGTAGCCGGCGCATTTATAAAGAACCTTGGACAGATCACGAAATCATCGAATATTTAAAGAAAAACAGAGGTACCCACTTCGACCCTGAATTAGTGGATTTATTTTTGGAAAATCTCGATGAAATTTTATATATCCGCGATTCGTTAAAAGAACATTAA
- a CDS encoding TolC family protein, translated as MILKTIPLAIALMSCCAFAVRAETLGTQQLTLEDCIRIALQKHQSLNVSAANIAMAEALYQQAMSAYWPRIAAQVNASRADQDRTFTMDGQFSLPPQMTNVLSGGNPIAAAALAQPIPINMDIKLADKDLVQSSLNLTYPVFTGLKREALVAQAEKGIKIAEQGQRKTTLEVVRDVKKYYHAAQFALHMEKLSEDTLERFKALEDLTERLYQHGSMKVKKTDYLRTKTTAAVTRTMLSEARYAREMAHEALGNAMGQEWSDSFVLAEADQATPISDGLRELIESAQNFNPDIQQLKLAVQISDDQITEARSGYFPMIGIQAEVHDIQTPYHGGLTNTANRDGWTIGVGMQWNLFDGFQTTGKVNQAKARQRKLESQQILLDQAIALQVKQQFLSIRSANNQTKDSHEAVVYASENRKLHVRAYQEELVETKDVIEAQIVETFAQSTHYRARYALEMGLLSLEYLIGQNMQTL; from the coding sequence ATGATCTTGAAAACCATTCCATTGGCGATAGCCCTAATGTCGTGTTGTGCGTTTGCGGTAAGGGCGGAAACCTTAGGGACGCAACAGTTAACGCTGGAAGACTGCATACGTATCGCCTTGCAAAAACATCAGTCTTTGAATGTCTCCGCAGCAAATATTGCCATGGCCGAAGCCCTCTATCAGCAAGCCATGTCGGCCTATTGGCCGCGTATTGCCGCTCAGGTCAATGCTTCCCGGGCCGACCAGGACAGGACGTTTACGATGGATGGGCAATTCAGTTTGCCGCCTCAGATGACAAATGTTTTATCGGGTGGTAATCCAATTGCAGCAGCTGCTCTTGCCCAACCCATCCCTATCAACATGGACATAAAGTTGGCCGACAAGGATTTGGTGCAATCCTCGCTGAATCTGACGTATCCTGTCTTCACCGGTTTAAAGCGGGAAGCACTGGTCGCCCAAGCCGAGAAAGGTATCAAGATCGCCGAACAAGGTCAGCGAAAAACTACTTTGGAAGTCGTTCGCGACGTCAAGAAATACTATCACGCAGCTCAATTTGCCTTGCACATGGAAAAGCTGTCCGAGGATACCTTGGAACGCTTCAAGGCTTTGGAGGATTTAACCGAACGCCTCTATCAACACGGTTCGATGAAAGTTAAAAAGACCGATTATCTACGCACGAAAACCACTGCCGCGGTAACCCGCACCATGTTGAGCGAAGCTCGTTACGCGCGGGAAATGGCACATGAAGCGCTTGGAAATGCCATGGGCCAGGAATGGAGCGATAGTTTTGTATTGGCGGAAGCCGATCAAGCAACGCCTATCAGCGATGGTTTGCGGGAGTTGATCGAATCGGCACAGAACTTTAATCCGGATATTCAGCAGCTCAAGTTGGCTGTGCAGATTAGCGACGATCAAATTACCGAAGCGCGTAGCGGTTATTTTCCGATGATCGGCATTCAAGCCGAAGTGCATGATATCCAGACACCGTACCACGGCGGTTTAACGAACACCGCCAACCGGGATGGCTGGACCATTGGCGTCGGTATGCAATGGAATCTGTTCGACGGCTTCCAAACCACGGGTAAAGTGAATCAAGCCAAGGCCCGGCAACGAAAACTGGAAAGTCAACAAATACTGTTGGATCAAGCTATAGCATTGCAGGTTAAACAACAGTTTTTAAGTATCCGTAGTGCCAACAATCAAACCAAGGATAGCCACGAAGCGGTCGTTTACGCCAGCGAAAATCGAAAGCTGCATGTGCGGGCCTATCAGGAGGAGTTGGTGGAAACCAAGGATGTCATTGAAGCGCAGATTGTGGAAACGTTTGCGCAAAGCACACATTATCGAGCCCGCTATGCTTTGGAGATGGGCTTGTTGTCGCTTGAATATTTAATCGGTCAAAATATGCAAACACTTTAA